A segment of the Prosthecobacter debontii genome:
TCATGCGCAGCCCGCTGAGCGAAGTAGAGCTCGATACCAGGCCTCACATCCGTCGGATTAAAGAGGAACGCTCGCTCAAGCCGAGGCACATTCGCGCCCGCAATGATTGGAGGCTTACCTGGCCGTTTGAGGAATTTTTTGGCCATGATCAAAGCTTCTTCATACCGGCCTTGGCGTGCCATCTCGATAGCGAGCGTGCGCCAGCCAAACGGTTGGAGATCAGCATTGGATTCCAGCATCTGAATCAGTTCCTCACGATTGCCTCGCTCATGCCAAAGCTTCATAAGCAATCTTAGATGCTGGTGCTCCAATTGGTCTAACTTAGGATGCTTCTCGATAAACTTCGGCAGATATTCATTCCAATACTGTGGATGAATGTGCTCCATAAACACCATCTGCTTATTGGTATTTTCAGCGAGATTCCACAGAGGTGCAAGCAACTCAGCGTATGGAACGGACGCACTGACCATTCGTTGATAGTTCAAAGTCGAGGTGCTGCCTCCTCGCGCTTCTCGCTGCAAACACTCCCGCCATGGGATCATGGCATATTCAGGAGCAAACTTCAGCCAGTAGATACCTTCCTCATAACAGAGAGCCGCATAGTCAGGCTCCAAGGCCCGCGAACGACCAAACTCCACCAACGCTCTTTCCGGTCTTTGTCTCAGCTTCAGGAGCAACTGCCCACGGAAATAATACAACCGGCAATCCATCGGCGAAAGCCAAATGCACCGGTCCACTAAAGCCAAGGCTTCCCGATAGCGCCCATCTTTGTTTTCCTCGATAGCCTCTCCACGCAAAAAAAACGCTGCAGACTTCAAGTCTGGAGCCCATTGACGAAGGCCGATACCCAGCCATAAAACACCCAAACAAAAAACGGCCAAACCAAGCATTCTAGCCATACTTTGGCTCACCCACCCTGATCTTACCGTCAGCACCTGCGGCCGAATCGCCAAGCCCAACAGCAACATCGTCTGCATGCCATAGGCCAAGATATGATTGGGCATGTCGAAAACAGAATGTATCAATGCCATCCCCGCCCCAATAGCGGCAGCCTGTCTCAATCTCCGGCCCGAGCGATCTCGTGACTTATCACTCCGAGAGGTAGCCCACGGACCCGAGGACCGAGCGATCCACACCAGTAGCAGACTAGAGGGCAGCACCAGTAGAAGGCCTCCTTCAAAGAGGAGAAGCAGCACATCACTCTCCGGATGCCAGAACTTGAACATCGGATTGTTCATTGTGGAAACCTGAGGAAACACAGAGCTAAAGGTGCCCAGGCCTTTGCCAACCCAAGGATTCTCAGTGAACTGCCTGACGACTTGCCGTGCTAAATCCACACGCATGGACGACTCGACAACAGAACTATTATCCTCCTGAAGCAAACCACGGATGCGACTTCCTAACTTTCCGCCAGAAACCGAAGCTACCGAGATGATGACGATCAATAGCGCACCACCCACCGCCAATTTGCGCAACGTTCCTCGCTTCATCGCCGACGTAGTCACCCAAGCAATCAATCCGAGAAAGAGGATCAGCAAGCCACCACGCGAAGTATTCATTAAAATCGCCGTGAAAGGCATCCAAAATATCACTCCGAAAAACCACACTAAGCGGGACTTTCTACGGTAGGCATCATAAGCGGAGGCCGCACACAAAATGCTCGTGATCGCATTGAGACTGGCGGTATGATTTCGATTCGCAAAGGGACCGAATACATCCCACGTGTAAACGTCGTAGCGTGGCCACCAAAGTATGGGCTGGAGATAGGCATCCACCCAAGACGCAGCAACGACCACCGCTCCACCGACAGCGAGTGTGTAGATGGCAACTCTGCGCCCGGCATCTGCAGCCCCATGCGCTAAACACGCCCAAAACCAGACAAGCCCGACCAATAAGCCTAACCAAGCTTCCAGAGTCGCCTTGGGCACGGGAGTCAATGATGACGGCAATTCAATCCCCCATGCCTCCCACAACATCTGCCGCCAGTGAGGAGATGCTCCAAGCCAGTTCAAGGGTAAAAAGGCACAGCTAGGCAAAACCGCCAACAATAAAAGGGCTATGGCCGGTCCTCGCGGCAAACGAAACAGCGGCGGACAGCAAAGCACCGTGCCGCCGAGCAAACAACAAATGACTCCGAAAGACCAAGTTTCCCGCCCTGAACCCAGCATAAAAGCCAGCACAGTCACCAGTGCAAACATGCAGGTCTGCCAAGAGGGAGGAACGTGCGGTAAATTCGCCTTATCTGGACTCCGGAGGTCCCTGCTCGATGCAGATTCAAGGGCGGGCTCCGCAGAGTTAAAGTCAGTCACAGAAGGCTCAGAGGACATCGGATCAGAAGTCAAATCGCAATAGGGTTATGGGTCAAATACGCTCGAGCCTGGCAGGCAGCTTCCCCCAGCGCTCTAAACAGCGGTCCAATACCGTCACGAGCTCATCTCCCCGGCGCTGCCACTCTCCGTCTTCAAACTGATTTTGAGGACGATATAAGACGCAGTAACGTCCATCGGCTAAATAAAGCCGCACAGCCGCCGTGTTCTCAGCAGCCTCCGATCGAAAGCCGATCCAGTTCACCCTATCAAAAAAGGTGTCGGCAAATTCTTCGACCGATTCACAAACCTCGATATCAAAATCCAAAACTCGCGCGTGAGCCCGAGCATGCTCCAGGCGGTGACGACGTTGCATGGCGAGATTGATCTGCTGCCTGAGATTTGACCAACTGCGCACGTAGCCCAAATAGCGAGCGGCCCCGATAGCGAGCAGGAACAATATCGCACCAGCCACAGGTAGAGCGATCCCCTTCGTCAGCAGAATACTGATCCCCACAAGACTCAAGACCACGCAGACCGAATACATAGCCACCAAAGCGCGCCCTTTACTATACCCTAGCAAGATCAGCCTGTGATGGATGTGCTCTGCGTCTGCTCTAAAGATGGGCACTCCGCGAATGGCCCTTCGTAAGATGGCAAAGCCTGTATCTAAGATGGGCACACCAAGTGCAATGACAATCACTAGCAAAGCGGCAATGATCGACCCTTTGTTCGAACTTTTCAGAGAAACGGAAGCCACAAAAAAGCCGATCAGATAAGCACCACCATCGCCAAGGAAGATACGTGCCGGTGGAAAATTGAAAAACAAGAAACCAGACAACGCACCTGCCATCACAATTGAGACAATCATGATGTCCGGCATGCCAGAGACGTAACCGACAATGGCTAAAGTCAGCGATAGAAACAGGCCAAACCCACCCGCCAAGCCATCCATACCATCGATCAAATTGATCACATTCGGAATCGCGACCAACCAAAAAAGGGTCAGCGGCAGGCTCCACCAACCGAGTTCCAATCCACCGGGACCAAATGGATTACTCAGAACATCAATGGATAAACCGAAGGAATAAAGAATCAAAGCGGCTCCCAGCTGCCCGACGAGTTTCACACGCGCTCCCAAGGGCTTCAAATCATCGGCAAGCCCCACCGTGAACATCAGCGAATTGCAGAGCAATACGGGTAGCCAACCACTGAAGGTCACTCCCGTAAACAAAGCCGCAGCCAGTACACCTAACACGACGGATGCGTAAATAGGAACTCCACCAAGACGAGACACCGCGCGGTCGTGGAGTTTTCTCCTCCCATCGGGTTGATCAATACCAATCGTATTGAACCGCCGGATGATCATTAGATTACCCGCGCTGCTGATGAGGACGGCCCCCAAGAAAAAGATCAAAACCTCGCTCCACCCAAAGAGAGGGTAAAGAATAGGTCCCACAAACTCAGACTCCTCGATCATGCTCAGAGACATCATACCCATCACTTGGTTGCAGCAACTTCTTCGATGACTCGAATCAATTTTGAGCGAAGTTTTTCCATCGCAAACTCACGAGCCAGTTTTTGAGACTCCACAGAAGGTCCTTTGAATCCACGTGAGACAGCCTCGCTAAGAACACTCATCACTTTGTCCACACTGCCGTTCGGTGCCGAAAAGGCCGTCTCGTTCGTTGGCAACTGTTTCACCAAATCCGTCAGATGACTCTCTTCCGGACCAATGGTTAAAAATGGCGTTCCTAGTGCCAGGATATTGTAGATCTTACATGGATGCACAATTCCCACAAATGGCTCCCCGAGAACCACAACATGCAGATCTGCGGAAGACAAGGAAGCCGCCAAACGAGACATCGGTTGGTAGGGTAAGGTCGTGATACTATCCAGATCATGTTCCTGGCGGAAAGCTTTCACTTTCTCAAACTCACTCCCTCCTCCCACAAACAAGAAATGCAGGGGCCGCTGCGTCCGCATCTTTAAAGCCGCTTCTAAAAGCGTGTCCAGCGGATGACAGGGGCTATGATTGCCGGAATACATGATCACGAACTTGTCCTGCAGTCCATGCTCCTCACGAAAGGTCCGGCGTCCTTCAGGGTCAAATCTCACCGCATCATCGTGAGACCAAGGAGGATCCGTGTGAATCACAGCCGAAGGCACGCCCTTCGCCATCAAACGCGCAGCCATAAAACGATCTAGAGCAACGATCCGTGCCGCCCGACGGAAACTCCATCCCTGGAGGAAACTCAGGGTGCGTTCCACCGCCCCTCCCGCACGTAGCCAGCCGGCAGCCACAGCTTCATCAGGATTCAAGTCCATAACCCAGGGCACCACACCGCCCCCCTTCAAGGCCGCTACCGCCGTGCCCAATGTCGAAATTAAAGGAGGGGAAGTCAGACACACGGTGACATCGAAGCGCGGCAATCGAAGCAAGATGAACGTGGCGCTCAGCCAAAAGCAGGCAAAGTCCACCAAGCGCCGCCACTTGGCTTTTTTTCCCAAGCCTGGCGTCCAGATGCGATGAATCTCGATACCCTGCCAAACTTCATAAGCAGAGTAATGGTTTTGCGGATTGTCATAACCGCGTGAAGAGGCCACGACAGTCACCTCATGGCCCTCCGCTTTCAGACCCAAAGCTAGGTCCGTCAGATGCTGCGCAGTGGCCACATGATCGGGATAGAAACACTGATTGAGTAACAGAATACGCATGAAATTCTCAGCTTTCTTGACGTCGGTGTTGACGAATACTCCACACGTCCTTGGCCATTGCGATGGCATCGTGAACCAGCCTCACCTTGCCTCCAGGAATCTCCTGCCAATCAATCGGCACCTCAATCACCCTGCAATGGCTGTCCAGCAATTTCACGAGTAGCTCCACATCGAAGGCAAAACCCTGAATCGTTAGACAATCCGCGATCCCAACATAAGCCTTTTTGGACACCACCTTCAAACCACACTGTGAATCGTAAATCGGAATGTTGAGAAGCTCAGAGACGAGGGTGGCGTAAACACGGCCTAATAAATGACGCTTTAAAAGCCGTCGCACATCTCGCCCTAACATTTTAACACGAGAGGCGAACAATGCTTGGCTGCCATGCTCACCTGAACGCGTCATCTGGATCAAGCGCTTCACCTCAGAGGCCGGGCAGGCACCATCCGCATCCACAAATCCAAGCCACTCTACGCTCTCAGCTGCCTGCGACCAACTGGCATAAATGGCCCCGCCTTTACCCAGATTCTCGGGGAGAAGCAGTGTTTCCTGCAGGCACGCGTATTCGCCACGCCACCTCGTGATCAGAGCCCTCATCTTCGCCTGCTCCTCAGGGCCGGAGCCATCCTCGACCACCTGCACGGTGATTCCGCCCAAAGAGTCCATCAAAGCGCATAAATCCGGCAGGAAAGTCCCAATCCGAGCACTTTCCCGATAACAGGGAACCACGAGGTGAACTTGACTCATGCCGCTTTTCCAGTCCTCCGCGCTTCCTGAATTTTCAAACGGATCTCTTGAAAATAATGACGCTTGAAGCGGCCTAGAGCGATACCCGGAGGTCCGTCCAGAAATCCCTTTTTAACAATGACCGCGACAAACCAATAAAGCCACGCCAGCCACCACCGATGGAGATTGCGATATTTGAATTTCTGCCTCGGATTCAACTCAGCCCAGGCAGAAACATCCGCTTGATCTAACCACAAGTAACGATTGGCCTCCCAGGAGGAGTATTCATTGTGTCGTGCCAGGTAGTTTTTAAGCCCACGATAATCCTGATGATCCAGGCGGCTTTTTAACTCACCTACGGAACCATGCAATAGGGGATGCTCATGAACCTCCATGTCCAAGTGACTCCAGTAGTCTTCTGGAAATCGCTCGTATGCGCCAGCCTCTCTGCGAAACAAAGCCAACTTGCGAAAGACATCCCCATGGTGAAGTGGCGCCCCCATAAACCAATTCGTGAACGAGATCCAAAAACCGACATGGGATGTCGTCGGTAAAACGCGCCTTAATTCCTCCACGAATGTAGGATTCATTCGCTCATCTGCATCCAGGAACAGAATCCAAGGATATTTGAATGAATGATGATTGAGCGCCCAATTTCGCTTCTTGGGAAACTGCCCGTTCCATCGAAACTGCAAGACTGTCGCCCCAGCTCGTTCCGCAATCTTGGCCGTCTCATCAGTGCTGCCAGAATCCACAACGACAATATCATCGAAATCCTTCAGTGCTGATAAACAGGCCGGCAAATTCACGGCCTCATTTTTGACCGGAATACAGATGGAAACTGAAATAGGAGCAGTCATGAGTCAGCGCCAGCCTCTGGATGACTTTCGAATTGAGGACGAGGTTTAACGATTCGTGCAGGATTACCAGCAACAACGGTCCATGGAGCCACATCTTTAACAGCTACGGCACGGGCACCGATCACGGCTCCTGTTCCGACCTTCACTCCAGGTCCCACAAAGGCATCGGCACATACCCAAACCGAAGCACCGATGTCGATGGGCAGCTTCAGCAAAGGCATTGAGGCATCTCGGTAATCGTGTGTCCCCGCACACAAATGCACCCGTTGGGAAATGGTCGAACGGTCGCCAATTTTTACGGCACCCAGATTGTAAACCAATGCCCATTCACCGATGCACGACCAATCCCCAATTTCCAAATTCCACGGAAAGTAAATATGAGCAGACGGATACACGTTGACGCCTTTCCCAACCCTAGCGCCAAACAGTCTCAACATCCAGCGGCGGAAACCGAAGCATGGCCTCGGACTCATTCGAAACAAAAGATGCCCGATACCCCATAACACTCTTAAAGCTTGCTCACGCCTAGAGTATTTCGCCTCTGCGCGATTGGTCTGGACTGCGTTTTCCATGAGATGAGAGGACTGCTGATTGAAGATGGAAAGAAGTGACTACCCTCCAGGCGTCTGACTAGAGCCGTGCGACACACTCAGGCAGAGATCCTCCATGAACCAGCCAGCGATTGACTTCTGACAGATCCTCGACAACACGGCGCCAAGAAAACTGTTCCTGAACCAATCGACGACCTGCTTGCCCCATTCGTTCACGCTCTTCAGCCGAAAACGCAAACATTTGTGTCAGCCCCGCGACGAGAGAATCCACTTCTGGAAGTGCTGACAGAGCAGCGCCTCCATTGAATCCTTCTGGCAAATTACACATCGGCGTCATTAAAACGGGTTTCGCAAAGGCCCAAGCCTCCAATACAACCATCGGCAACCCTTCGCTAAATGAAGGCAGGACAAACGCCTCACATCCACGATAAAGCATCTCCTTGTCTGAGCCGAACTGAGGTCCCAGAAAAGTCACGTCATCCTCGACCGAAACTTCTGCTACCAGCTTCTTCAAATCATCGCTGTGTCCGCCGTCGTCCCAGCCTGCAATGACGAGAATCCAGCTATGGCGATTGGGTAAAGTGGCCCAGGCTCGGATCAAGTTGGCCAAGCCTTTTTTGGGATGCAAACGCCCCAAGTAAAGCAACACCTTCTTTCCTTTGGGTAGGTTCGGATGCCTGGCACCCTGGGTAGAGATTTCGGGCACATCCATGCCGTTGGGCACCACACACACCGGTCCTCGAAATCCGTATTGGCGGATAGATTCAAGTTCTGACTGGCATAAAGCTCGAAGACAACTCGCCGTCAATAGATGTCGTCGCTCGAACAACGCCGCCATAACACGCTTTTTCCAAGCCGAATTTCTCAAAGCCCATGGGTCCATCATCCCGTGAGGATGAATCACTTCCAGCCCGCCAACTCGCCGCTTCCATCGCGAAGCGGCTAACGATGTGTAGGTCCATAAGCCTTGTGAGTGAAGAACATCGGGCGCAAAAGAAGAAAGTCGGGCATCTAGCTGCGGTGCATAGCCAAAACGAGCAGGTCCGAGATATGGATATGTAATAGGTTTGAGCGGTGCCCACAGCTTTGCATCCGCATCGGTGAAGCGATCTTTTACTCCAAAAATCTGGACATCATCACCATTTTGATCCCAGCCTTGAGTCAGACGCCGGTTGGCTTCGAGCAGCCCCCCCGCCAACCGGGAAAGGCTACCCATCATAAGCGCAATTTTCATAGTCCTCAGCAGGCCTGGGAAGGAAATGCCGTCAAAGCCGACTGCACACAACTCCTGACGCTTGCCGCAAAACGCTCCAAAGAATGTGTTAGATTGATCTTCTGTTTTCCAGCTTCTCCCATCGCTTGGCGTTTCGTTTCGGGAAGCGCGTGCATTTGTATTAAAAGGTGGGTCAACTGGGCCCGGTCCCCGGCCGAGAAACCGAAGCCGTTCACATCCTCCTCGACCAGATCTTCAAAACACCCACAGTTGCGGGAAACAATGACAGGAATGCCTGTCGCTTGAGCTTCATTGACCACCAACCCCCACTGCTCCTGGGAACTCGCGTGAACGAGTGCTTTCGCATGAGCCAAATAGGGCATCAATTCCTTCATCTGGAGGAATCCGAGCAAACTCACTAGCTCTCCCAACTGAGCCTCTGCTATTTGCTGTTCAAGTTGTCTTCGCAATGCTCCTTCGCCACAGATCACCAAAGACCAAGCCTGATCATAACCCAGTGCATGGGCATAGTCAGAGTAGGCACTCAGCAAAGTCGTCAGATTCTTTTTGGGG
Coding sequences within it:
- a CDS encoding glycosyltransferase, with protein sequence MPSSLIHEGYDVVDNAAYAKPQPRPPLQRPYFLSISRFIPKKNLTTLLSAYSDYAHALGYDQAWSLVICGEGALRRQLEQQIAEAQLGELVSLLGFLQMKELMPYLAHAKALVHASSQEQWGLVVNEAQATGIPVIVSRNCGCFEDLVEEDVNGFGFSAGDRAQLTHLLIQMHALPETKRQAMGEAGKQKINLTHSLERFAASVRSCVQSALTAFPSQAC
- a CDS encoding glycosyltransferase family 2 protein, which gives rise to MTAPISVSICIPVKNEAVNLPACLSALKDFDDIVVVDSGSTDETAKIAERAGATVLQFRWNGQFPKKRNWALNHHSFKYPWILFLDADERMNPTFVEELRRVLPTTSHVGFWISFTNWFMGAPLHHGDVFRKLALFRREAGAYERFPEDYWSHLDMEVHEHPLLHGSVGELKSRLDHQDYRGLKNYLARHNEYSSWEANRYLWLDQADVSAWAELNPRQKFKYRNLHRWWLAWLYWFVAVIVKKGFLDGPPGIALGRFKRHYFQEIRLKIQEARRTGKAA
- a CDS encoding glycosyltransferase yields the protein MSQVHLVVPCYRESARIGTFLPDLCALMDSLGGITVQVVEDGSGPEEQAKMRALITRWRGEYACLQETLLLPENLGKGGAIYASWSQAAESVEWLGFVDADGACPASEVKRLIQMTRSGEHGSQALFASRVKMLGRDVRRLLKRHLLGRVYATLVSELLNIPIYDSQCGLKVVSKKAYVGIADCLTIQGFAFDVELLVKLLDSHCRVIEVPIDWQEIPGGKVRLVHDAIAMAKDVWSIRQHRRQES
- a CDS encoding glycosyltransferase family 4 protein is translated as MRILLLNQCFYPDHVATAQHLTDLALGLKAEGHEVTVVASSRGYDNPQNHYSAYEVWQGIEIHRIWTPGLGKKAKWRRLVDFACFWLSATFILLRLPRFDVTVCLTSPPLISTLGTAVAALKGGGVVPWVMDLNPDEAVAAGWLRAGGAVERTLSFLQGWSFRRAARIVALDRFMAARLMAKGVPSAVIHTDPPWSHDDAVRFDPEGRRTFREEHGLQDKFVIMYSGNHSPCHPLDTLLEAALKMRTQRPLHFLFVGGGSEFEKVKAFRQEHDLDSITTLPYQPMSRLAASLSSADLHVVVLGEPFVGIVHPCKIYNILALGTPFLTIGPEESHLTDLVKQLPTNETAFSAPNGSVDKVMSVLSEAVSRGFKGPSVESQKLAREFAMEKLRSKLIRVIEEVAATK
- a CDS encoding O-antigen ligase family protein, whose translation is MPKATLEAWLGLLVGLVWFWACLAHGAADAGRRVAIYTLAVGGAVVVAASWVDAYLQPILWWPRYDVYTWDVFGPFANRNHTASLNAITSILCAASAYDAYRRKSRLVWFFGVIFWMPFTAILMNTSRGGLLILFLGLIAWVTTSAMKRGTLRKLAVGGALLIVIISVASVSGGKLGSRIRGLLQEDNSSVVESSMRVDLARQVVRQFTENPWVGKGLGTFSSVFPQVSTMNNPMFKFWHPESDVLLLLFEGGLLLVLPSSLLLVWIARSSGPWATSRSDKSRDRSGRRLRQAAAIGAGMALIHSVFDMPNHILAYGMQTMLLLGLAIRPQVLTVRSGWVSQSMARMLGLAVFCLGVLWLGIGLRQWAPDLKSAAFFLRGEAIEENKDGRYREALALVDRCIWLSPMDCRLYYFRGQLLLKLRQRPERALVEFGRSRALEPDYAALCYEEGIYWLKFAPEYAMIPWRECLQREARGGSTSTLNYQRMVSASVPYAELLAPLWNLAENTNKQMVFMEHIHPQYWNEYLPKFIEKHPKLDQLEHQHLRLLMKLWHERGNREELIQMLESNADLQPFGWRTLAIEMARQGRYEEALIMAKKFLKRPGKPPIIAGANVPRLERAFLFNPTDVRPGIELYFAQRAAHDLKGARATAERVTLLPDAPAYMKVELALLDAELGDQRRAWEMMEQAMELIPDS
- a CDS encoding putative colanic acid biosynthesis acetyltransferase, coding for MENAVQTNRAEAKYSRREQALRVLWGIGHLLFRMSPRPCFGFRRWMLRLFGARVGKGVNVYPSAHIYFPWNLEIGDWSCIGEWALVYNLGAVKIGDRSTISQRVHLCAGTHDYRDASMPLLKLPIDIGASVWVCADAFVGPGVKVGTGAVIGARAVAVKDVAPWTVVAGNPARIVKPRPQFESHPEAGADS
- a CDS encoding glycosyltransferase, translating into MKIALMMGSLSRLAGGLLEANRRLTQGWDQNGDDVQIFGVKDRFTDADAKLWAPLKPITYPYLGPARFGYAPQLDARLSSFAPDVLHSQGLWTYTSLAASRWKRRVGGLEVIHPHGMMDPWALRNSAWKKRVMAALFERRHLLTASCLRALCQSELESIRQYGFRGPVCVVPNGMDVPEISTQGARHPNLPKGKKVLLYLGRLHPKKGLANLIRAWATLPNRHSWILVIAGWDDGGHSDDLKKLVAEVSVEDDVTFLGPQFGSDKEMLYRGCEAFVLPSFSEGLPMVVLEAWAFAKPVLMTPMCNLPEGFNGGAALSALPEVDSLVAGLTQMFAFSAEERERMGQAGRRLVQEQFSWRRVVEDLSEVNRWLVHGGSLPECVARL
- a CDS encoding MraY family glycosyltransferase produces the protein MIIRRFNTIGIDQPDGRRKLHDRAVSRLGGVPIYASVVLGVLAAALFTGVTFSGWLPVLLCNSLMFTVGLADDLKPLGARVKLVGQLGAALILYSFGLSIDVLSNPFGPGGLELGWWSLPLTLFWLVAIPNVINLIDGMDGLAGGFGLFLSLTLAIVGYVSGMPDIMIVSIVMAGALSGFLFFNFPPARIFLGDGGAYLIGFFVASVSLKSSNKGSIIAALLVIVIALGVPILDTGFAILRRAIRGVPIFRADAEHIHHRLILLGYSKGRALVAMYSVCVVLSLVGISILLTKGIALPVAGAILFLLAIGAARYLGYVRSWSNLRQQINLAMQRRHRLEHARAHARVLDFDIEVCESVEEFADTFFDRVNWIGFRSEAAENTAAVRLYLADGRYCVLYRPQNQFEDGEWQRRGDELVTVLDRCLERWGKLPARLERI